One genomic region from Pecten maximus chromosome 5, xPecMax1.1, whole genome shotgun sequence encodes:
- the LOC117326910 gene encoding uncharacterized protein LOC117326910 isoform X1, translating into MEHSVDSSMYVPGVGATIMLNNVSPKTTDFHTEPVKTQQIMGGPKLTHPIQINQQTTPHQSAVLTQIPEVVQATPHKLPSPVKFNILQQYLTGYDVSKLALLQTGFTQGFSLQHQGIRTFRDSKNLRSAEENPQILQQKIDKEVSLGRIAGPFDSPPFQNFHISPLGLVPKKEKNEFRLIHHLSYPSGFSINDGISSEDSSVQYQNISDAIGLVKYFGPGTLLAKTDIENAFRILPISPNDYELLGMKIAGKYYFDRVLPMGCSISCNLFEQLSTALHWAMENHFQAAGVVHVLDDFLFAGPPNSEKGRADLVSFLALCQRVGIPIKHSKTVQPTTTITFLGVEIDSIAMEARLPQEKVEKVKALLSSFSSRKKVTLKELQSLIGLLNFACCVVLPGRPFLRRLIDLTKGIVKPHFHIRLNREARLDIHAWQQFINSFNGVSLILADRWETSNHLHFYTDASGLGFGAVFNEQWFYGEWPEAMMSHHITIKELFPIVIAVEIWGEQLKHKCILFHSDNDAVVSILNKHSSKDPVVMKLVRRLVVKALQLNILFCSEHIMGKRNILADALSRLQVQTFRELAPHMKRNPVLVPAHLLLI; encoded by the coding sequence ATGGAGCACAGTGTAGATTCCTCCATGTATGTGCCAGGTGTGGGGGCAACCATCATGTTAAACAATGTAAGTCCCAAAACAACCGATTTCCACACAGAGCCGGTCAAAACGCAACAAATAATGGGGGGTCCCAAACTGACCCATccaatacaaataaatcaacaaacaaCACCTCATCAGTCCGCAGTGCTAACACAAATTCCAGAGGTCGTCCAGGCAACACCTCATAAACTTCCCTCTCCAGTCAAATTTAACATATTGCAACAGTATTTGACAGGATATGATGTTTCTAAATTGGCTCTATTACAGACGGGGTTCACACAGGGGTTTTCTTTACAGCATCAGGGCATCCGAACTTTTCGGGATTCCAAAAACCTCAGATCAGCAGAAGAAAATCCTCAAATTTTACAACAAAAAATTGACAAGGAAGTATCGTTGGGTCGGATCGCTGGGCCATTTGATTCACCGCCATTTCAAAATTTCCATATATCCCCTTTGGGGTTGGTCccgaaaaaagaaaaaaatgagtTTCGGCTAATTCACCATTTATCATATCCTAGCGGTTTTTCTATTAATGATGGCATTTCCTCAGAAGACTCTTCGGTTCAATATCAGAACATTTCTGACGCCATTGGTCTTGTCAAATATTTCGGCCCTGGGACTTTGCTCGCAAAGACCGATATTGAAAATGCTTTCCGAATTCTGCCCATATCGCCTAATGATTATGAATTGTTGGGTATGAAGATCGCTGGGAAATACTACTTTGACAGAGTCCTCCCCATGGGATGTTCAATATCTTGTAATCTTTTCGAACAGCTCAGCACAGCTCTACATTGGGCAATGGAGAATCATTTTCAGGCAGCAGgagtagtacatgtattagatgATTTCCTATTTGCTGGCCCTCCTAATTCAGAAAAAGGTCGGGCGGACTTAGTTTCATTTCTAGCATTATGCCAGAGAGTAGGCATCCCTATAAAACATTCCAAAACCGTACAGCCCACAACAACAATAACCTTTCTTGGGGTGGAAATAGACTCTATCGCAATGGAAGCTAGGCTCCCACAGGAAAAAGTGGAGAAAGTTAAAGCGCTTTTGTCTAGTTTTAGCTCCCGTAAGAAAGTTACCCTTAAAGAGCTTCAGTCCCTTATAGGTCTGCTTAACTTTGCATGTTGTGTTGTTCTTCCAGGCCGCCCCTTTTTGCGCCGTCTTATCGATCTCACCAAAGGGATTGTAAAACCCCATTTCCACATTCGATTAAATAGGGAGGCACGTTTGGACATTCATGCCTGGCAACAATTCATCAATTCATTCAATGGGGTTTCTCTCATTCTAGCTGATAGGTGGGAAACATCTAACCATCTACATTTCTATACAGATGCTAGCGGTCTGGGGTTTGGGGCAGTGTTCAATGAACAATGGTTTTATGGGGAATGGCCAGAGGCAATGATGTCACATCACATTACCATTAAGGAACTATTCCCTATTGTTATAGCAGTAGAGATATGGGGAGAACAGTTGAAACACAAATGTATTTTGTTCCACAGTGATAATGACGCTGTTGTTTCCATTTTGAATAAACATTCCAGCAAAGACCCAGTAGTTATGAAACTTGTACGGAGGTTGGTTGTAAAAGCCTTACAGTTGAATATTCTTTTTTGTTCTGAACATATCATGGGTAAGCGAAATATCTTGGCAGATGCTTTGTCTCGATTGCAGGTGCAAACCTTCCGAGAGCTGGCTCCACACATGAAGCGCAACCCGGTGCTGGTACCAGCACATCTTTTGTTAATTTGA